One part of the Scatophagus argus isolate fScaArg1 chromosome 12, fScaArg1.pri, whole genome shotgun sequence genome encodes these proteins:
- the tomm5 gene encoding mitochondrial import receptor subunit TOM5 homolog translates to MFKLEGLGPKMDPEEMRKKMRQDVISSLRNFLIYVALLRATPYVLKKLDSI, encoded by the exons atgttcaaactggAAGGACTCGGACCTAAAATGGACccagaggagatgaggaagaaaatgcGGCAAGATGTCATCTCATCTTTACGAAACTTTCTTATTTACGTCGCCCTTCTCAGAGCCA CACCGTATGTGTTAAAGAAGCTGGACAGCATATGA
- the LOC124068611 gene encoding zinc finger and BTB domain-containing protein 5-like — MDFPGHFQHIFKQLNYQRLHAQLCDCVVVVGDQSFQAHRSILAACSSHFRALLSSSDSCDEVGGPAADRGGGPGVMELDPEVVTPEAFSTLLDMIYTSTLSLGASNVMDVLLAASHLHLNTVVKACKLHLSRKNFPASPPKGWRSVQQQQQCPQAEGSVALVMEEEEVGVEVSQSGEAEDQRVGGKVSGEQSTAPFLRHKRKLHEERLSGKKKSCRLPEGTFKECSPTVTRSTVSTEEGGEELQSPDCLKTTTGGLWEGRDEEEEVEEKYEATKGESEEIQLPSQSHCSIEGVGLWGKGGDTSGDTVVKVKVGEEAEDDGEEPKMAMTEVKKENMSSCSSDLDTVPNNSPPSPPQDCTDNLETQLNDEKISPAHVTSLQSQLCTDHQTDAQRESADLGKESVESGEGLDSLSELAFSCFLNPSSESVMGALGEEDSLASLTAAATAAAAAAAAATSDTPAVATDELCQNPEAQPPVSTSSLVFPVSSVPLQQLLPTQGSGFSDTLIFQPTQSSLTGFLSGIRPGLTLETSLIQPSGAGKSSGATAFRRIAPKAPPGSEASTDRSSLSAVDAADRPPLTRASEDVLSKCKKAAAEDHVLLVEGEKKYACKICCKTFMNLTDCKKHIRVHTGEKPYPCPKCGKRFSQSSHLYKHSKNSCLNWRDDQSFPDTLL, encoded by the coding sequence ATGGACTTTCCAGGTCATTTCCAGCATATTTTCAAGCAGCTCAACTACCAGCGTCTCCATGCTCAGCTGTGTGAttgtgtggtggtggttggggaCCAGAGCTTCCAGGCTCACCGCTCCATCCTGGCTGCATGCAGCTCCCACTTCAGGGCACTTCTGAGTTCCAGTGACAGTTGTGATGAAGTTGGAGGACCAGCAGCTGACAGAGGAGGCGGCCCTGGTGTGATGGAGCTGGACCCAGAGGTGGTGACCCCAGAGGCCTTCTCCACCCTGCTAGACATGATTTACACCTCCACCCTCTCTTTGGGGGCCTCTAATGTGATGGATGTACTGTTGGCAGCATCGCATCTTCACCTCAACACTGTGGTGAAGGCCTGCAAGCTCCACCTATCCAGGAAAAACTTCCCTGCATCGCCACCTAAAGGCTGGAGGTcagtgcaacagcagcagcagtgtcccCAAGCAGAGGGGTCAGTCGCATTGGtcatggaggaggaagaagtgggAGTGGAGGTCAGTCAGTCTGGTGAGGCTGAAGACCAGAGGGTGGGGGGGAAAGTCAGTGGTGAGCAGAGCACTGCACCATTTTTGAGACACAAGAGAAAGTTACATGAAGAAAGGCTCAGTGGCAAAAAGAAATCCTGCAGGCTGCCTGAGGGAACCTTTAAGGAGTGTTCACCTACTGTAACCAGAAGCACTGTCAGtacagaggaaggaggagaggagctgcagtCCCCAGACTGCCTGAAGACGACTACCGGCGGACTCTGGGAGGGCCgagacgaagaggaggaagtggaagagaaATACGAAGCAACTAAAGGAGAGTCAGAGGAGATCCAGCTGCCGAGCCAGTCACACTGCAGCATCGAAGGAGTAGGTCTATGGGGGAAGGGTGGAGATACAAGTGGAGACACTGTAGTCAAAGTAAAGGTTGGAGAAGAAGCGGAGGATGATGGAGAGGAGCCAAAGATGGCGATGACTgaggtgaaaaaagaaaatatgagcTCATGCTCCTCAGATTTGGACACAGTACCAAATAATTCTCCTCCGTCTCCACCCCAAGACTGCACAGACAATTTGGAGACACAGCTAAATGATGAGAAAATATCCCCAGCCCATGTTACCTCTTTACAATCTCAGCTGTGCACAGATCATCAAACTGATGCACAGAGAGAGTCTGCAGATTTGGGCAAGGAGTCAGTAGAAAGCGGTGAAGGCCTGGACAGCCTGTCAGAACTGgccttttcctgtttccttaATCCCAGTAGTGAAAGTGTAATGGGAGCTTTGGGAGAAGAAGACAGCCTAGCTagcctcactgctgctgctactgctgccgctgccgccgccgccgccgccaccagTGATACTCCTGCAGTTGCCACGGATGAACTGTGTCAAAACCCAGAAGCTCAGCCCCCTGTTTCCACGTCCTCTCTTGTTTTCCCAGTATCATCCGTCCCCTTGCAGCAGCTTCTTCCAACTCAGGGCTCTGGTTTCAGCGACACACTCATCTTCCAGCCCACCCAGAGCTCTCTGACAGGGTTCCTGAGTGGCATCAGACCAGGTCTTACTCTGGAAACCTCCCTCATCCAACCCTCTGGAGCCGGAAAAAGCTCAGGGGCAACAGCCTTCCGTCGCATTGCCCCCAAAGCGCCACCTGGATCAGAAGCCAGCACAGATCGTTCCTCTTTATCGGCGGTGGATGCTGCTGATCGGCCACCTCTCACTAGAGCTTCTGAGGATGTTCTGTCCAAGTGCAAGAAGGCAGCTGCTGAGGATCACGTGCTGCTGGTGGAAGGGGAGAAGAAGTATGCCTGCAAAATCTGCTGTAAAACCTTTATGAACCTGACTGACTGTAAGAAGCACATTCGTgtccacacaggagagaagccCTATCCCTGTCCAAAGTGTGGCAAACGCTTCAGCCAGTCCTCCCATCTGTACAAGCACTCGAAAAATAGTTGCCTAAACTGGAGAGATGATCAGTCATTCCCAGACACCCTGCTTTGA
- the grhpra gene encoding glyoxylate reductase/hydroxypyruvate reductase yields MQRAAKLMKVFLTRRIPQEGMKILSTAEVCEVSLWDSDEPVPRAELLKGVQGAHGLLCLLSDKIDAEVLDAAGSNLKVISTLSVGFDHLAMDEIKKRGIRVGYTPDVLTDATAELTVALLLATARRLPEGVEEVKNGGWSSWKPLWLCGYGLSGSTVGIIGLGRIGMAIAQRLMPFGVKRLLYSGRTAKANAAEVNGEFVSLDTLVSESDFIVVSCSLTPETQGLCDKAFFRKMKNTAVFVNSSRGAVVNQEDLYEALTSGQIAAAGLDVTTPEPLPTNHPLLTLKNCVVLPHIGSATYSTRGIMAALSAQNLLGGLQGTDMPSELTF; encoded by the exons ATGCAGAGAGCTGCTAAACTCATGAAGGTCTTCTTGACGAGGCGCATCCCTCAAGAGGGGATGAAGATCCTGTCAACGGCTGAAGT ATGTGAGGTGTCCCTGTGGGACTCTGATGAACCTGTGCCAAGGGCAGAGCTTCTCAAAGGTGTGCAGGGGGCTCACGGccttctgtgtctgctgtccGATAAGATTGATGCTGAGGTCCTGGATGCTGCAG GGTCAAACCTGAAAGTAATCAGCACTCTGTCAGTGGGATTTGACCACTTGGCTATGGATGAAATCAAAAAACG TGGCATACGTGTTGGATACACTCCAGACGTCCTGACTGACGCCACAGCAGAACTGactgtagctctgctgctggcCACAGCTCGCAGGTTACCAGAGGGAGTGGAGGAAGTCAAGAA tGGTGGCTGGAGCTCCTGGAAGCCTCTCTGGCTCTGTGGTTATGGCCTATCTGGCAGCACAGTAGGAATCATTGGACTGGGTCGCATCG GCATGGCCATTGCTCAGAGACTCATGCCCTTTGGAGTGAAGAGGCTGCTATACTCTGGGAGGACAGCCAAGGCCAATGCTGCTGAGGTGAATGGAGAGTTTG TTTCCCTGGACACACTTGTGTCTGAGAGCGACTTCATAGTTGTTTCCTGCTCCCTGACGCCAGAAACCCAGGGGCTATGTGACAAAGCCTTCTtcagaaagatgaaaaacacagcagtctttgTCAACTCAAGCAG GGGAGCTGTGGTGAACCAGGAGGATCTGTATGAGGCTTTGACCAGTGGGCAGATAGCTGCAGCTGGACTGGATGTCACAACACCTGAGCCGCTCCCAACAAACCACCCCCTACTGACACTTAAAAACTGCG TGGTGTTGCCACACATCGGCAGCGCCACCTACTCCACAAGGGGCATCATGGCAGCTTTGTCGGCTCAAAACCTACTGGGAGGTTTACAGGGCACCGACATGCCCAGTGAACTCACCTTCTAG